CCGAGCACCTCAGCGGCCTGACGATCATGGACAAACGCCCGTCCGGGTATGATCACCGTCTCCGCAAGGTCGGCGGTATCGATCGAGCGCAGGTCGTCAATGGTGATCAGGCAGGCGATCTCCTTTTCAACCCCGACGACATCGCATCCGCCGCCACAGGCGTCGAGCACCCGCCTGATGAAGGGTGCGGCCACGCTCCCGGTGATCACCGAGGCATGGGCGCGGATACGGGGGAGTTTTTCCAGAAGGTCGGGTTCGTCCAGGATGGCAAAGGGTGATCCGATCGAGGGATCCCCGAGCGGCGTGCCGCTGATCTTCAGGGAGTAACGGTCGTTCATCTCCCTGACGAGAGCATCAAAGGATTCGACCGACTGGATGGGCTGGCCCTGAATCAACGGTGCATTGCCGAGGATCAGGCCCTGTTCAGTGGTGTTCGCAAACCGCATCAGGATCAGCCCTTGTGCCCCGGCGTCCTCCAGCCATGCACAGGTGTTCTCGAGGTCCTCACCGTCGTTGACGCCGGGCATCACGACAGCGGCGGCATACACGTCGATCTCCTCGCAGAGGCGGCGCATCACCGCCAGTGATGCCTCCGGGGTCGGATCATGCATGTAGCGCCGCCGTTTTTCGGGATCCGCAGAAAAGATGGTGTAGGACACTTCGGCCATGCCGTTCTCGATGAGAAAATCAGCGATTTCGGGATCGTCAAAGCCCTTCCCGCTCGTATATCCGATATGCAGCGGCACCTCCATGCTCCCGAGCAGTTCCACGAGGTCGCGAAACTCCGGATAGCAGCTGGGATCACCGCCGCCGCTGATCGTGATCCGGCTGATGTCGTCCGTGATCATCTGGAGCGTGGCAAGCGTCTCGTCCGCAACCGTGGAGAGCGGTTTGAAGCCAGAATACTGCTCTTTCACCCCCCGGGTGCAGTAATCGCATCCGACCGAGAACGGCATGCAATACCTGCACCCGAACGGGGCGACCTCACCCACATGCCTGAAATAACAGTATTCACAAAAGCCGCGGCAGTCCCGTCCGGGCCGTCCGCCGATATCCACGGTCAGATGAGCCATCGTCTTTTGTATTCATTGTCCAGAGGGTTAAATGCTGTGGACGGAAAAGAGGTGACGAAAAAAAGTGGCGGATCAGTCCGCCTTATCTGAACCGGTACCTGTTGAGGGTCAGACCGGCAGCACCCAGGACGATCAGCCCGACCAGGGTGTATCCCACTGCGGCAGAGCTGCTGCCTCCCGCATCAGAGGGAATCACGGTATCAGCTGGCGCAGCACCGGCTGCTGCAGCCGCTTCGGTTCCTCCATTGATATCCCTGACCGAGGCCGCTCCGGTTGCCGTGACCGTCCCGGCTCCGTTCTCATCAGAGGAGTCCGAACCTTCAATCTCTGCCAGCGAGGCCCCATCATCGATGGTGATGAGGCCTTTCTCACCGCCGCCGATACGTGACCAGTAGGGGTCATCACCACCCTCGTTGGCAACCGTTGCCGACTGCTCATCATCAATAACGGTTGTCGAACCGATGCCGACCACTGCCTGATCGAGGGCGACGACGTCGCCACTGGCCCCGACACCGAGAAGAATGACCAGATAGGTGCCGTCGTTCAGCCCGCCGAGCACAGATGCCGGGACAACGACTTCATT
This genomic interval from Methanofollis fontis contains the following:
- the mmp10 gene encoding methyl coenzyme M reductase-arginine methyltransferase Mmp10 (Mmp10 (methanogenesis marker protein 10) is a cobalamin-requiring radical SAM methyltransferase that creates the methylarginine modification to methyl coenzyme M reductase.) codes for the protein MAHLTVDIGGRPGRDCRGFCEYCYFRHVGEVAPFGCRYCMPFSVGCDYCTRGVKEQYSGFKPLSTVADETLATLQMITDDISRITISGGGDPSCYPEFRDLVELLGSMEVPLHIGYTSGKGFDDPEIADFLIENGMAEVSYTIFSADPEKRRRYMHDPTPEASLAVMRRLCEEIDVYAAAVVMPGVNDGEDLENTCAWLEDAGAQGLILMRFANTTEQGLILGNAPLIQGQPIQSVESFDALVREMNDRYSLKISGTPLGDPSIGSPFAILDEPDLLEKLPRIRAHASVITGSVAAPFIRRVLDACGGGCDVVGVEKEIACLITIDDLRSIDTADLAETVIIPGRAFVHDRQAAEVLGMDGTARRVLRGPETLTADAETSMGMRREEVLMMEMEGFSSLIHLINQNGERK